The Streptomyces sp. NBC_01363 region CGCGTGCCGGTCGGCGGTGGTGGGCTTCAACCAGCGGCCGGTGAGCTTCCTGGCCTGCGAGGCGGAGGCTGATCGCAGCATCGCGGCGTCCGACCGGGTGCGGACCGTGCCGCCCGTCCGTACCAGTTCCATGGTGCCCGCCGCGCCCATGGAGAGCGTGACCGTGCACTCTCCCCTGATGTCCGTGGCGACGTACGCCTCGACCGGGCCCTCGGGGGAGGTCGTCTCCACCGTCATGCGTACCGACTTGGCGGCCCGGGTCGCCGCGAGGGCCTTGTTGACGACCTCGGGGGCGGTCAGCCGGGCGTAGGGGGCGGTGGCCTCGGGTGCGTCGTCCGGAAGCATTCCGCAGGCCGTGGCGAGGGCGAGGGTGGTCGCGGCGCTCAGGGTGGCTGCCGAGGCGCGGGCGAGAAGGCGCATGGTGGTCGGCTCCGGTCTCTCCGGCTCGTTCTGTCCGGTCCCAGATGGACGGTCAGAGCTTCAGGTCCCACTGCGAGGCGTCGTACGTAAAGCCGGGGTTGACCTCGACGGCCAGGTTCTTGGCGTCCGCCGGGGCGTCGAAGGCGAACTGGACCGTGACCTTCTTGCCCGGCAGGACCGTGCCGCTGAAGCCCGCGCCCACCTTGTTGTCGAAGATCTGCTCGGCGTCCACACCGTCCTGGCCGGCCCGCGCCGAGACGCTGACGAGCGCGGCGTCGAACTTCTCCTTGCCCGCGTTCTCGATGACGACGGCGACCCGGTAGGCCTTCTGTCCCTTGGTGTGTCCGGCGGCGTAGGCGTCCGGGGTGTACGAGGTGGCGTCGCCGACCGTGACCGTCAGATCGTCGTCGTACACGGCCGAGTCGCCCGCCTCCAGCGCCTTGCCCGTGTCCTTCTTCTCCGCGCCGCCCTTGTCCGTGCCCCCGCCCTTGGCGGAGTCGCCGCCGGGCTTCGGCTTCGCGGAGGCCGCGGTGTCCGACACCGCCTTGTTGAGGTCGTTCACGGCGTCGTCCACGGCCTTGAAGGTGATCACCGCACCCACCACCGCGAGGATCAGCGAGATCAGGCCGAGCGCGGCGCCGAAGGTGGTCATCCCCTTGTTGGTGGCCTCGCCGCGCTTCGCGCGGCCCCGGCCGGCCAGACCCAGGACCAGGGCGATGAGGCCGAGGATGCCCGCCAGCCAGAACAGGAACGGGATCAGGCCGGACACGGCGCCGATGACACCCAGGACGAGGGCGGCGACGCCCAGTCCGTTACGGGCCGGGCGCATGCCCGGCATCTGGGCGGGGGCGTACGGCTGCTGGGGCTGCGGGGACTGCGGCGGCTGCGTGAACTGGGACATGGCTGTGCCCTCCGGCAAAACAGAGATGGGTGGTGAGCGGATTCGTGCGTCGTGCTCGTGCATCGCTCGCTGTCGTGCGGCGATGGATCAATAACAGCAGAGCTTGTGAACCGAGTCAACACGGTTCACGGTGGATGGGTTGATGCACGCTGTGAATCGATGCCGTGCGAACCGGGTCGGTATGCTCGCCGACAAGCCAGTACCGGGACGAGCGCCAGGACCAGGGAGACAGTCAGTGCCGGAGAACTCGACAGAGGTGACCGCGGCCGGGATCGCACGGCTGGCGGGGGTGGGGCGCGCCGCGGTCAGCAACTGGCGCCGCCGCCACGCCGACTTCCCCAAGCCCGTCGGCGGCACCGAGACGAGCCCGTCCTTCGCACTGCCCGAGGTCGAGCAATGGCTTCGCGACCAGGGGAAACTCGCCGAGGTCCCGCTGCGGGAACGGGTCTGGCAGCAGCTCGCCGGGCACCCGGCCGGCGCGGTCCCCGCCCTGGTCCACACCGGCTGCGCCCTGCTGCTCCTGCGGACCTCCCCCAAGGTCTGGCCGGAGATCACCGCCGCGTCGGACGAAGGGATGGCCGGCGTGCTCTCCCTCGCCGTCGACAAGGTGCTCACCACCCGCTTCGGACCGGCGGCGGAAGCCGGCCGGGCCGTTCACGCCCCGAGCCCCGCCGAACTGCTCCCGTCCGTTCCGCTGCTCCGCGCCGCCGCCGAACTCGCCGCCGGGACCGGGGTCCAGGAGACCTTCGAGTTCCTGCTCGGCCGTCAGCTGGATGCCAACCCGCGCCAGTACACCCTCACCCCGCCCGGACTCGCCGAACTGATGGCCGCCCTGGTGGAGACGGGGGAGCGGCCCGCCCGCACGGTCCTCGATCCGGCCGCGGGCACCGGCGCGCTGCTGCGTGCCGTCGGTCGGCCGGCCGCCCTGTACGCCCAGGAGACCGACCCCGACCTCGCCGCGCTCACCGCGCTGAGGCTCGCCCTGCACACCGACACCGGCTGCGCCCTGGCGGCACGGACCGCCGACACCCTGCGCGCCGACGCCTTCCCGCAGCTCGCCGCCGACGCGGTGCTCTGCCACCCGCCGTTCAACGAACGCAACTGGGGCCACGACGAGCTCGCCTACGACCCGCGCTGGGAGTACGGCTTCCCGGCCCGTACCGAGTCGGAACTCGCCTGGGTCCAGCACGCCCTGGCCCATCTGCGCGAGGGCGGCACCGCCGTCCTGCTGATGCCCCCGGCCGCCGCCTCGCGCCGCTCCGGCCGCCGGATCCGCGCCGATCTGCTGCGCCGCGGCGCCCTGCGCGCCGTCATCGCGCTCCCGGCCGGCGCCGCACCCCCGTACGGCATCCCGCTCCACCTCTGGGTGCTCCGCAAGCCCGGCAGCGGTCGGCACCCCTCGCCCGAACTGCTGTTCGTCGACACCGCCGAACCCGCCGAATCGCCTTCGGCGGGCCCGGCGGCGACCGCCCCCGCGGGCGGGCGCGACCGGCTCGACTGGCAGGCGGTGCACGGTGCCGTGCTCGACGCCTGGCAGTCCTTCGACGACGCGGGAAGCCCCGGACGGGAGGGCCGGACCGAGCCGGGCCACCCGGCCTCGGCCCGCCCCGGCCGCGCCGTACCCGTCATCGAACTCCTCGACGACGACGTGGATCTGGCCCCCGCCCGCCATCTGCCGCCACCGGCCGCCGCGGGCGGACCCGCCGAGCTGATGCGGGTACGGGAGCGGCTCACCGAGACGCTCGGCCTCACCGGCACCCTCACCCCGGTGGCCGTGACCCTCTCCGAACCGGCCCACTGGCCGCTCACCACCGTCGGTGAACTCGCCCGTGCCGGCGCCCTCCAGCTCCGCACCGGCGGTTCCGGCACCGGCCCGGGGCCCGTCCTCACCGAACACGACGTCCTCGGCTCCACCGCCCCTTCGGGAAGCCTGCCCGTCGACGGGCCCGCAGAGGAGCCGGTCCTCGTCGAACCGGGCGATGTCGTCGTCCCCGTGCTCGGCGGCGGCTCCGTCGCCCGCGTCGTCGACGACGCCACAGCGGGGGCCGCACTGGGCCGCAACCTCCAGCTGCTGCGCCCCGATCCGGCCGCCCTCGACCCCTGGTTCCTGGCCGGCTTCCTGCGCGGCACCGCCAACAACCGCCAGGCCAGCAGCTACGCCTCCACCGCCACCCGGCTGGACGCCCGCCGCCTCCAACTGCCCCGGCTGCCGCTCGCGGAGCAGCAGCGGTACGGACAACGGTTCCGTGCCCTGGCCGAGTTCGAGGACGCCCTGAGGCTGGCCGGCCGGCTCGGCGGACAGCTCGTCCAGGGGATGTACGACGGGCTGACGGACGGCACGGTCGCGCCGGAGTGAGCTGAACCACAGCCGATCCGTACAACCCGGGGCCGGTTGTCGGTGTCGCCCTCTACGCTCGGATCTGCGCACACGGAGCGTGTGCGCGGATGTTCAACGACCAGGTCTCCAGGAGCAGCCATGTACGCCCCGGGTCATCCGCCGACGCCGCCGCGCCGGGTTCCCAGCCGGGCCTGGATCGTCTCCATGCGGGTGCTGTTCGTCGTGCTCCTGGTGGGCTCGCTCGGACTGCTGCTGTGGAGTCCGTTGCTCCGGCTCGCGATCGTGCGCCGCCGGGCGTCCGACTGGTGGCTGACCGGGGCCGGGTTCGTCTTCGTCTGCGTGCTCCTGCCGATCCTCGGCCGGGACGGCAACGACGAACCGACCGGCATCGACAACGTCCTCATCCCGCTGCTGCTGGTGGTGATGCTGGGGTCGGTCGCGTATTACCTGGTCGGGGACGTCCGCCACTACGAACGGCTGACGAAGCAGCACCGGATGGGCGGCCACGCGGCCGCCCATCCGGTGCCGGGGTACGGATACGGGTACCAGTACGCGCCCACGGCGCCGATGCGGATGTCCGCGGCCGCGCCCGCGCCTACGCCCACGACCGCTCCTGGTCCTGCTCCTACGCCCGCGCCCGTCCCGTCGCCGCCCATGCCCGCACAGCAGCCGCCCGCCGCGCCCCAGCCGCAGCTTCAGCTCCAACCCCAGCCGTCACCCCAGCCCCAGCCGGACCCCGCGCCCCACCCGCACCCCCGCCCCCACCGCATCGACCAGGTCCGCGCCGAGCTCGACGAGTTGAGCGACTACCTCCGCAAGGAGGAGGGACGCTGAGCGGACGAGTCATCGGCGGGCGGTACCAACTGGCAACCATCCTCGGACAGGGCGGCATGGGCCAGGTCTGGACGGCCTACGACCAGCGCCTGGACCGCCGCGTCGCGGTGAAGCTGCTCCGCCCCGACCGGGTCACCGGCCCCATCGGCAGCGAGGCCGCGGGCGAGCTGCGCCGCCGCTTCGTCCGCGAATGCCGGGTCACCGCGCAGGTCGACCACCCCGGCCTGGTCACCGTCCACGACGCCGGCAGTGACGGCGACGACCTGTTCCTCGTCATGCAGTACGTCGAGGGCGCCGACCTCGCCGACCATCTCGCCGAGCACGACCCGTACCCCTGGCAGTGGTCCGTCGCGGTCGCCGCCCAGCTCTGCGCCGTCCTGTGCGCCGTGCACGCGGTGCCGATCGTCCACCGCGACCTCAAGCCCCGCAACGTGATGGTGCGCCCGGACGGCACCGTCACCGTCCTCGACCTGGGCGTCGCCTCCGTCCTCGACACCGACACCACCCGGCTCACCCACACCGGTTCGCCGATCGGCTCCCCGGCCTACATGGCCCCCGAGCAGGCGATGGGCGGCGCCGTCGGCCCGTACACCGATCTGTACGCCCTCGGCGTGCTCCTCCACGAACTGCTCAGCGGCGACGTGCCGTTCGCCGGGTCCACCGCCCTCGGTGTGCTGCACCGCCATCTCTACGAGCCGCCGGTCCCGGTCCGCCGGATCAGGCCCGACATCCCCGAGCCGCTCGAAGCGCTGGTGCTGCGGCTGCTGGCCAAGGACCCGCAGCACCGGCCGTCCGGTGCCCAGGAGGTGTACGAACACCTCGCCCCGCTGCTCCCCTCGCCGGGCACCGGGCTCTGCGCCGGACCGCTGGACCCGACCCGCCCGTTCCTGCGCCCGCACGCCCCGTGGCCCGACCGGGCCGCCGCCCCGCCCCCGCCACCGGCCCCGCCCGCCCCCGCGGCGGCCCGGCCCGATGTGGCCGCCGCCGTCGACGACGTCAAGAAGCTGCTCGGCGAGGGCCGGATCACCCAGGCCGTGGACATCCTCGGCTCGATCCTCCCGGTCGCCGCCGAACAGCACGGCGAGGACTCCGCCGTGGTCCGCATCCTGCGCAAGCAGTACGCGGCGACGCTGATGGACGACGGCCAGTACCGCCGCGCCCTGCCCGAGCTGCGCCGCCTCGCCGACGACCGCGCGGCGGAGGCCGGCCCGGCCGACGCGCAGACACTCCAGTTCCGCTACGACGCGGCCCAGTGCCTGGAGCAGCTCGGCGAACCGGCCGCCGCGCTCGCGGAGTACCGAGCGGTCCTCCCGTACTACGAGAACCACCGCGCCACGGGCGGCGACCCGGCCCGCTTCTTCGAGATCCGCAACCGCATCGCACACCTGCTGCTCGCGCTCGGCGACCACGTGACGGCGCGCGTGCAGCTCCAGGCGCTGCTGTACGACGCCGAGCGGGCCTACGGGCCTCACCACCCGCTGCCGGTGGAGCTGCGCCGTCGGCTCGATCGCCAGGTGGAGGTGCGGGGCGGCTGACCACCGGCCCCGGTCAGGCGTCCACGGGTTGCGGAGTCTCGGCCTGCCGCGGAGCCCGGTCGGGCCAGTGCGGCCCGGCCCCCGCGCCCCGTCGCCGCCGGTACACGAGCACCGCCCCGCCGAGCACCAGAACGGTGAGCGCGCCCGCCCCGGCCAACGCGCCCGCCCGCAGGCCCGGGGGCCGGAACGTGCAGTCGACCGCCGTGCCGCGGGCCGGGGCCGGGGTGGCGACCAGGCCCAGGTAGCTGTCGGCGGGGCGGCCCTGGCAGCGCCAGCCCGCGATCCGGGGCGCGGCGATCACGACCGTTCCCGTGGTGCCGGGCGGCAGTTCGGCCCGGATGCCGTGGTCGGTGACGTGGACCGTGGCCGCGCCGGTGCGCTTCAGTCCGGCGACCGCCGAGGACAGCCGGGCCCGGTCCAGACAGCCGATCGCCCGATGCGGCACGGTCCCGGCGCGCACCGGGGTCAGCGTGACCCGCACGCTCCCGGCCCCGCCGACCGTGCCCAGGTGCTGCATCGCGGCCCGCCTGGCCGGCAGCTGCCCCTTGAACTCGACCTCCGGACCGTCGCCGAGCCGTGCCCAGCCGAACATGTCGGGCGACCACAGATATGCCTCGGTGCCCGCCGGACAGGCGGCGGTCAGCGTGTACGTGCCGCGTCCCACCCGGTAGTCGTACGCCGCCTTGTCGGCCACCGCGTCGCCGTCCGCCGTCCGCAGCACCGTCGTCGGGACCGTGTAGACCTGCGAGCCGAGCAGCTGCTCCTGGTTCCGGAACGGTGAACGGCCGTACGGCACCGGACCGCCCGGCCGGCGCACCGTCACCAGCGGCGGTGTCTCGGCACGGCTCACCGTCACCGGCCGGTCGTCCGGGAGGTTCGCCCCCTGGTGCGGATCGCGCGGCCCGCGCACCCGCGCGCCGACCGAGAAGACCGCGTCCGTGACCGGGTTGTCGAGGCTCTGCACGGCCCGGCCGTTCGATGTCCACCCGCCGCCGAGCGCCCGCATCGTGCGGGTCAGCACGGCGGGCGTGTGGCTGCTGTAGTACGCGCCGCCCTGCCCGCCCACCAGCAGCGGATCGTTCGCGGTGGTCTGCTCCCGGCCGGGGTCCGTGCGATAGCCCGGCCAGCCGTCGGCGCCCGCGACCACGGCCGCCTGGGTCCGCTGCCGTTCGCCCCAGGGCGCGTAGTCGTCGAGCCGGTTCAGCCGCTGCCGGTCGAAGTACGCGGTGGACGCGGCGGCCTGCCCGGCCTGTGCGCCGATCAGCAGCACGGCGGCCAGCGCCGCGAGCCTCCGGCCCCGCCCGACCAGCACCAGAGCGCAGGCCGCGGCCACCAGCCCCACCGCGAACAGCGGATACGTCCACCCGGTGACCAGGTCGCTGAAGCCGGCCCCGGCCGCGAGCACCACCAGGACCACGACCCCGCCGAGCTGCGCCCGCCGCCCCGGCCAGTCGTAGGAGACCGAGACCCAGGCGGCGATCACCACCAGCCCGGCCAGCACGAACGTCTGCCGGTACGGACTGCCGTTGGGCGTGGTGAAGGCATGCCAGAGCAGATGCGTGGGGCCCCACTGCAACGACAGTGCGACCCCGGCGACCAGCCCCGTCCACGCCCACCGCTCGCGCCCCGGCACGGACCGCTGGAAGGCCAGCGCACAGGCCAGCAGCAGGGTGCCGGTGCCGAGGAAGAGGGCCGGGGTGAAGAAGCTGTACGTGGCGGGCAGCAGCCGGGCGAGCACATCGGGCCATGCGGCGGGCGCGAACGGACGGTCCCAGCCCGGGTAGGCGTGCTTGGTGCCCAGGTAGACGGGGAGCAGGACGGGCGCCGAGAGCCCGACGCCCACCCCGACTGTGCAGACGGCCCGCACCAGCCCCCGGACCACCGTCCGCCGGTCGTCCCGCTCGGTGAAGAGCCGGACGGCCAGCACCAGGGCGGCACCGAGCGTCGCCATGTACGCCGTGTAGAAGTTGGCCGCCCACACCACCGCGACGAGCAGCGGCCCGGCGATCCGGTGCCGTCCCGTACGGGCCCACTCGGCGACCAGGCAGAGCAGCGGCAGGGCGACCAGTCCGTCCAGCCACATCGGGTTGTACGAGGCCTCGGCGACCGACCAGCCGCACAGTGCGTACGAGGCGCCGAGCGCCCCGGCCGCCCACCAGCGCCCGCCGCGCAGCGTCAGCAGGAACACGGCCATCAGCGCCGCCGCCGACGCCATCTTCAGGACCGTGACCACATAGACCGCGAGATCGATCCGGTCACGCGGGAAGACCCCGACGAGCAGGGCGAACGGGCTGGTCAGATAGGTGCCGAGATCCGGCAGGAAGCTCGTCCCGTACCCGGAGGACCAGTTGAGCAGCAGCCCGCCGTCGGCATTCCCGTGCAGCAGGTCCCACAGCCGGGCGTGGAACGGCACGAACTGATTGCCCAGGTCGTTGACGCTGCGTGTGTGCGGCCCGAACGGGAAGACGCGCGCCACGGCGTCACCCGCACAGACTGCGGCGACGGTGAGCAGCGCGGCGAGCGAGCCCGCGCGCAGGCGGGGACGGGAAGTCGGCATACGCAGGAATATGCCAGCTTCGAACGCTCAAACCCGCGCCGAATTAGGTCAGTTCACTTGATGGACGCCCATCGGTCACGTGCTGCATCGGGTTCCGACATCTGGCCGCGCTGATGTACATCCGTGCTGATCTCTCTGGTGGTGCCTTGTTTCAACGAGGAAGAGATCCTCGAACGCTTCCATGAACGCGTCACGGACGAAATGGCCGGGCTGGGACATGAATTCCAGCTGGTGTTCGTCGACGACGGCAGCGCGGACCGGACCCTGGTGATCCTCCAGGAGTTGGCCGCCGCCGACCCGCGGGTCCGCTATGTCTCCTTCAGCCGGAACTTCGGCAAGGAGGCCGCCATGCTGGCCGGCCTCCAGCACGCCGAGGGCGACGCCGTGGTCATCATGGACGCCGACCTCCAGCACCCGCCCGAGCTCGTGGGCCGGATGCTGGAGGAACACGCGCAGGGCCACGACCAGGTGATCGCCCGCCGCACCCGCAAGGGCGACCGCGTCACCCGCACCCTCAGCGCCCGCGCCTACTACTGGCTGATCAACCGCCTGGTGGACGTGGAACTGGTCGACGGCGTCGGGGACTTCCGGCTGCTGTCCCGCCGCACGGTCGACGCCGTACTGGAACTCACCGAATACAACCGGTTCTCCAAGGGCCTTTTCGCCTGGGTGGGATTCCGTACGACGACCTTCAACTACGAGAATGCCGTCCGCGAACAGGGCAGTTCCGCCTGGACCTTCGGAAAGCTGCTCAATTACGGTCTCGACGGGCTGCTGTCCTTCAACAACAAACCGCTGCGCGCCGCGCTCTACTTGGGCATGCTGCTGCTGTCGGTGGCCTTCGCCTATGCGGCGTGGATCGTCGGGGTCGCCCTGGTGCAGGGGGTGGACACCCCCGGCTATGTCACCCTTCTCGTCGTGGTCACCGCACTCGCCGGGGTCCAGATGGTGATGGTCGGGGTGGTCGGCGAGTACGTCGGCCGTATCTACTACGAGGTGAAGCGACGCCCGCACTTCCTGGTGAAGGCCACGAACACCGGGGCGCCGCAGAAGATTCGGGAGCCCCAGGAGTTCGTACGCCGATGACGGTCACCGCACAGATGGCCCGATTCGCCCTCGTGGGAGTGGTGAACACCGGCACGTACTACGGCTGCTACCTCGTCCTGCTGACGTGGCTGCCCTATATCGCCGCCCATGTGATCGCGTTCGCGCTGAGCATGATCGGCTCCTTCTTCCTGAACTCCTGGTTCACCTACCGGACCCGGCCCACCTGGCGGAAGTTCCTGCTCTTCCCGCTCACCAACGCCGCCAACTTCGTCATCACGACCGGCGGTGTCTATCTGCTGGTCGATCTCGCCGGGTTCAGCAGCCGGTACGCGCCGCTGGTCGCGGCCGCGGCGGCGATCCCGATCACCTTCGTCGTCTCGCGCACGATCATGCTGCGACCGGACACCCCGGCCCCGTCGGTCGAACGCGTGCCCTGAGCCCCGCCGGGCGGCCCCGGGCGGGCCCATATCCCCAACTCCTTCCGAATCGTTGGTCGAATCGGTGGCCCCAGCCACGTCCACTGCCTAACATCGATCACCGCAAGGTCTTGTGCACTGATGCACAAAGTCTCCCCGGGAGGTTCCTTTGCACCGCCGCCGTCGCACCGCGCTCACCGTCTCCGCCGCCCTGCTCGCCGGCGCCCCACTTCTGACCGCCTGTGGCAGCGAGGCCCACCCGGGCGCCGCGGCCGTCGTCGGCGGGGACCGGATCGAGGTCTCCATGCTGCAGAGCCAGGTGGCGGCCGTACGCGAGGCCCAGCGCGATTCGAAGGACGCCTCCCAGCTCATCGACAAGTCCGGGCAGCTCAGCCGGGTCAAACTGCAAACCATGATCTTCGACCGGGTGCTGGACCGGGCCGCGCAGGACGCGGGCGTGAGGGTCAACCGCAACGAGATCCAGCAGATGCGCAGGACCGCGGCGGCCCAGTCCGGCGGGGAGGCGCAGCTGCGGACGGCGATGCTCCAGCGGGGCTGGGTCGCCCCCGGCCAGATCGACGCCGTCCTGCGCGAGCAGGTCCAGCTGACGAAGCTGGCCCAGGCGCTCGGCGCCGACCTGCAGCAGCCCGCCGGTCAGCAGGCCGTCGGCGAGGCGCTCGGCAAGGCGTCGAAGGCACTGCGCGTCGACGTCAATCCGCGCTACGGCACCTGGGACAGCAAGCAGACCCAGCTCGCCGACTACAAGGCCCCCTGGATCACCCAGGTCACCAAGCCGGCCAGCGCGGACACCGAGGCCGGCGCCTGACCGGCCGCGGAACGGGCGACGCGAACGACCGAGGTAGATTCGAACGGTGAACGCTGAAGACCCCGGCCG contains the following coding sequences:
- a CDS encoding DUF4190 domain-containing protein gives rise to the protein MSQFTQPPQSPQPQQPYAPAQMPGMRPARNGLGVAALVLGVIGAVSGLIPFLFWLAGILGLIALVLGLAGRGRAKRGEATNKGMTTFGAALGLISLILAVVGAVITFKAVDDAVNDLNKAVSDTAASAKPKPGGDSAKGGGTDKGGAEKKDTGKALEAGDSAVYDDDLTVTVGDATSYTPDAYAAGHTKGQKAYRVAVVIENAGKEKFDAALVSVSARAGQDGVDAEQIFDNKVGAGFSGTVLPGKKVTVQFAFDAPADAKNLAVEVNPGFTYDASQWDLKL
- a CDS encoding N-6 DNA methylase, which codes for MPENSTEVTAAGIARLAGVGRAAVSNWRRRHADFPKPVGGTETSPSFALPEVEQWLRDQGKLAEVPLRERVWQQLAGHPAGAVPALVHTGCALLLLRTSPKVWPEITAASDEGMAGVLSLAVDKVLTTRFGPAAEAGRAVHAPSPAELLPSVPLLRAAAELAAGTGVQETFEFLLGRQLDANPRQYTLTPPGLAELMAALVETGERPARTVLDPAAGTGALLRAVGRPAALYAQETDPDLAALTALRLALHTDTGCALAARTADTLRADAFPQLAADAVLCHPPFNERNWGHDELAYDPRWEYGFPARTESELAWVQHALAHLREGGTAVLLMPPAAASRRSGRRIRADLLRRGALRAVIALPAGAAPPYGIPLHLWVLRKPGSGRHPSPELLFVDTAEPAESPSAGPAATAPAGGRDRLDWQAVHGAVLDAWQSFDDAGSPGREGRTEPGHPASARPGRAVPVIELLDDDVDLAPARHLPPPAAAGGPAELMRVRERLTETLGLTGTLTPVAVTLSEPAHWPLTTVGELARAGALQLRTGGSGTGPGPVLTEHDVLGSTAPSGSLPVDGPAEEPVLVEPGDVVVPVLGGGSVARVVDDATAGAALGRNLQLLRPDPAALDPWFLAGFLRGTANNRQASSYASTATRLDARRLQLPRLPLAEQQRYGQRFRALAEFEDALRLAGRLGGQLVQGMYDGLTDGTVAPE
- a CDS encoding serine/threonine-protein kinase produces the protein MSGRVIGGRYQLATILGQGGMGQVWTAYDQRLDRRVAVKLLRPDRVTGPIGSEAAGELRRRFVRECRVTAQVDHPGLVTVHDAGSDGDDLFLVMQYVEGADLADHLAEHDPYPWQWSVAVAAQLCAVLCAVHAVPIVHRDLKPRNVMVRPDGTVTVLDLGVASVLDTDTTRLTHTGSPIGSPAYMAPEQAMGGAVGPYTDLYALGVLLHELLSGDVPFAGSTALGVLHRHLYEPPVPVRRIRPDIPEPLEALVLRLLAKDPQHRPSGAQEVYEHLAPLLPSPGTGLCAGPLDPTRPFLRPHAPWPDRAAAPPPPPAPPAPAAARPDVAAAVDDVKKLLGEGRITQAVDILGSILPVAAEQHGEDSAVVRILRKQYAATLMDDGQYRRALPELRRLADDRAAEAGPADAQTLQFRYDAAQCLEQLGEPAAALAEYRAVLPYYENHRATGGDPARFFEIRNRIAHLLLALGDHVTARVQLQALLYDAERAYGPHHPLPVELRRRLDRQVEVRGG
- a CDS encoding YfhO family protein, with the translated sequence MPTSRPRLRAGSLAALLTVAAVCAGDAVARVFPFGPHTRSVNDLGNQFVPFHARLWDLLHGNADGGLLLNWSSGYGTSFLPDLGTYLTSPFALLVGVFPRDRIDLAVYVVTVLKMASAAALMAVFLLTLRGGRWWAAGALGASYALCGWSVAEASYNPMWLDGLVALPLLCLVAEWARTGRHRIAGPLLVAVVWAANFYTAYMATLGAALVLAVRLFTERDDRRTVVRGLVRAVCTVGVGVGLSAPVLLPVYLGTKHAYPGWDRPFAPAAWPDVLARLLPATYSFFTPALFLGTGTLLLACALAFQRSVPGRERWAWTGLVAGVALSLQWGPTHLLWHAFTTPNGSPYRQTFVLAGLVVIAAWVSVSYDWPGRRAQLGGVVVLVVLAAGAGFSDLVTGWTYPLFAVGLVAAACALVLVGRGRRLAALAAVLLIGAQAGQAAASTAYFDRQRLNRLDDYAPWGERQRTQAAVVAGADGWPGYRTDPGREQTTANDPLLVGGQGGAYYSSHTPAVLTRTMRALGGGWTSNGRAVQSLDNPVTDAVFSVGARVRGPRDPHQGANLPDDRPVTVSRAETPPLVTVRRPGGPVPYGRSPFRNQEQLLGSQVYTVPTTVLRTADGDAVADKAAYDYRVGRGTYTLTAACPAGTEAYLWSPDMFGWARLGDGPEVEFKGQLPARRAAMQHLGTVGGAGSVRVTLTPVRAGTVPHRAIGCLDRARLSSAVAGLKRTGAATVHVTDHGIRAELPPGTTGTVVIAAPRIAGWRCQGRPADSYLGLVATPAPARGTAVDCTFRPPGLRAGALAGAGALTVLVLGGAVLVYRRRRGAGAGPHWPDRAPRQAETPQPVDA
- a CDS encoding glycosyltransferase family 2 protein, with translation MLISLVVPCFNEEEILERFHERVTDEMAGLGHEFQLVFVDDGSADRTLVILQELAAADPRVRYVSFSRNFGKEAAMLAGLQHAEGDAVVIMDADLQHPPELVGRMLEEHAQGHDQVIARRTRKGDRVTRTLSARAYYWLINRLVDVELVDGVGDFRLLSRRTVDAVLELTEYNRFSKGLFAWVGFRTTTFNYENAVREQGSSAWTFGKLLNYGLDGLLSFNNKPLRAALYLGMLLLSVAFAYAAWIVGVALVQGVDTPGYVTLLVVVTALAGVQMVMVGVVGEYVGRIYYEVKRRPHFLVKATNTGAPQKIREPQEFVRR
- a CDS encoding GtrA family protein, translating into MTVTAQMARFALVGVVNTGTYYGCYLVLLTWLPYIAAHVIAFALSMIGSFFLNSWFTYRTRPTWRKFLLFPLTNAANFVITTGGVYLLVDLAGFSSRYAPLVAAAAAIPITFVVSRTIMLRPDTPAPSVERVP
- a CDS encoding SurA N-terminal domain-containing protein yields the protein MHRRRRTALTVSAALLAGAPLLTACGSEAHPGAAAVVGGDRIEVSMLQSQVAAVREAQRDSKDASQLIDKSGQLSRVKLQTMIFDRVLDRAAQDAGVRVNRNEIQQMRRTAAAQSGGEAQLRTAMLQRGWVAPGQIDAVLREQVQLTKLAQALGADLQQPAGQQAVGEALGKASKALRVDVNPRYGTWDSKQTQLADYKAPWITQVTKPASADTEAGA